The Capra hircus breed San Clemente unplaced genomic scaffold, ASM170441v1, whole genome shotgun sequence genome contains the following window.
ATAGACTTGAATTTCCTTCGAGGAGAAAGTGCTAGTGATGGGACGGGCTTGGTGCGGTCTCGTGTGTGGAAGGTTGAGGAGGGCCTGGCGCATGGGTTTCTTCCCCGGACTACCCCCGGAGCTAGGATTTCCACCACTGGTTGGTCAGATCCTTCCCAAAATGACCCTGTAGTCCTGACCTCAGACCCGCCTGAAGCCCGTGGAAGGACTTGAAGGGCCAAGCAACCCAAAGACACCTTGTAGAAGGTGGCGTTTGCTGAAATTCTTAGTGGCAGCTTCTAGGGTATTTGCTGCTGAGTGGCAGTGGGTTCCTTCATAGGCTGTTTAGTGAGGCTCTGATCCGTGGAGATTCTGTAAGGTGTCCATCTGAGTCGCCTGTGGTCTTTTAGAGGCCTCGCCTCTGTggtggtgtctgtgtgtggacAGGTGTAAACCAGTGTGTGTGGATGCTGAGTGGATGGCATGTGGGTGGTGTGTAGATGGTGTGTGGGTGACAGGTGGATGGCAGTGGATGGTGTGTGGGTGGCATGTGGGAGGCGTGTGGATGGCATGTGAGTGGCATGTGAGTGGCATGTGGGAGGTGTGTGGGTGGCGTGTGGGAAGCGTGTGGATGGCGTGTGAGTGGCACTTTGATGGCACGTGGGTGGCATGTGGATGGCATGGGGGTGGCGTGTGGATGGCATGGGGGTGGCATGTGGATGGTGTGAGTGGCATGTTGATTGCACATGAGTGGCGTGTGGATGGCACGTGAGTGGCATCTGGATGGAGTGTGTGGATGGCGTGTGGGAGGTGTGTGGATGGCGTGTGGATGGCGTGTGGGAGGCGTTTGATGGCTAGTGGGTGGCATGGGGGTGGCATATGGCATGGGGGTGGCGTGTGGATGGCATGGGGGTGGCGTGTGGGTGGCGTGTCGATGGCACATGGGTGGTGTGTGGATGGCGTGTGGATGGCATGTGGGTGGCATGTGGATGGCACATGGGTGGCGTGTGGATGGCACGTGGGTGGTGTGTGGATGGCACGTGGGTGGCGTGTGGATGGCACATGGGTAGCGTGTGGATGGCATGTGGGTGGCGTGTGGGTGGCATGTGGATGGCACGTGGGTAGTGTGTGGATGGCGTGCAGGGACAAGCATGTGTGGCTGTCACATGTCGCCTTCTCAAGCACGCGTTGGAGGCTGGGCTCTCTTTGGCCCAGGACAGCTGAGGAAGGAGGGCAAGGTCTCTAGCTGGGAAGATGGTGCAGTCTTGGGCCATGGTGCCCTCTGCACCTCCTGGACACTCTCCTCCATGACGTCATGCCCCAACGGCTCCCCGTCCCTGCCGCAAACCGAGGACGGTGGGTTCCTGGAGCCATGTGGGTCCAGGGTCACGCCCAGCAGGAGCTGGGCACCCTTGTCCTCGACTCTCCAGCGGCCTTGACGCCCAGAGCAGGTTCCCTCATGGGGAGCCGCCGTGGTGCCAGTCCCTGAGGTTCACGATCCCCAGGGGGCCGCAGGAGCAGGCCCTGCGCTGACCGGGACGCTGCAGGGACCCTGGCTCGTGCTCACTCTCCCCTGACCTGGGATTTTAAATCCTGGGGAAATGCACTCCTGACAGCAAGATCCGTGTGGGTCACGAGGAAACCCAGCCCCTGGCCCTGCCTCTGACGGAGGCCCCGGGGGAAATGCAGGTGGAAAAAAGCTGTTCCACGTCCTTGCGTTGCTGTCTGTTTGCAGACGGCCTCACTGCCGGGGAGCCAGGGGAACCCCCAGGAGCCTTCCCGGGTGGTGGAGCCGGGCGGACGGTGGGCTTCGGGCACCGAGTGAGCCCCGCAGTTCCTTGCTCTTCCTCTGCTCATGTGCTGACCTCCACGGGCCCAAGGGCTGGGGGCCTTGGGCAGGTGGAGACGTGCCCAGTCGCCCGGGCTGCAGGGACCCCTTGGCAGCAGGAGAGGTCTGGGCCGAGGCCCGCCCCTGCCCGCAGCCCCGCTACTGCTCCGGGAGGGTGCAGTCCTCACGCTAGCCGAGCGCAGCACCAAGAGCAGAGGTTCGGAACCCGGGGCAGGGTCCTGCGGGACGGAAGGCGGGCTGGATGCACTGGCCCTCCCCTGGGGCGACTGCTCAGGCTCCCCTGCACGAGCCAAGTTTAGGAGAGGAGCCGGGGATGGGGCCCAGGACCCGAAGTACAGGCAGAGGACCAGAGGGACGGCTGGGAACAGGCTGGACTCACGGGCGGTCTCCCCGGAGGGGATGCCCCGCCGCCCACTCAGCACACACACCACGCCTGCCACCAGTGCACGCACCACAGGCAGGAGGCGTGTGCGCCTCACCCCTGGCTGGACCCTGGAGGGGCTCCTGCCCGCTCTGTCCCCAGGAAGAGGCCTTGGAGATGAAGCCTCGCCCCTAGGTCGCCCTAGATCGGGGGGTCAGACGAGAGGGAGCCCACCGGGTGCCCTCAGCGCGTCAGCGGTAACCGgctctattgtttttcctgtcctCGCTCGGGTGAGATGCGGGGGCAGCCGTGCGCCCACCCCTTCACTCATCCGCTCCAGGAACGTGTCTGCAGTCGCCAAGCGCAAGGCTCTGTACTTGGTGCTGGACACACGGAAGTGATCAGATGCAAACTCTGATCCTGCCCATGAGCCGGTGCTGACCCCTGGAAAGCGCCAGGGCCGGTGGTCACAGGCCTGTCCCGGGGCAAGCGCCAGCTCCTGGGGAGATGGGGCGCTGAAGGGCCGGCCGGCCGCTGCAGCTGCTCCGCTCGGCGGGGAGACTGCGCACCTGCGTCTGGAGGAGGCAGCAGTAACGCTCTcgttctctctgtttctctccctcccgcctccccccTCGATGTTTAGGCCAGAATCACTTCTTGGCCCAAAGAAAACCCGGGTTCCTGGTTCAGTGAGTTCAAGCGTGGCAAACTGGTAAGACGGCCCCCGCCGAGCTGCGGTGTGGTTTAGACCCGCCCGTTTCGTATCTTGCAGAGTAAGATGGCCCGCTGGCCCAAAGAGCAGCCCTCCACCTGGTACAGTCAGTACAAGCGGGGGTCGCTGGTAAGTGGCCCGGGGCTGCCTGCTCGCGGCTCGGCCTGGCTCGGCTCTGCATGGACGGACCCCCAGCGCCGCACCTGCTCTCGCCCTTTGGCCAAACTGCTCTGCTGCCGTGACCGCCAGGCTCAGGCTGGCCCCTCCTGCCGCGCCGACGGGGGTCCACTCTAGCCGAGGGCAGCCGGACTGCTGTCTGATCAGGTGGAGGGCGTGAGGCTGGCTTTCAGAGCCCCCGGCTGGATGCTGCCGGGGACCGAGACCACAGACCCCAGGAGTGGAGGGTTTATTTAGCTCAGTCCTAGTGGGCAGCGCGGATGGCGTGGGCCCTGGCCCGTTGAGCCGTCCAGCCcctccagggttcgtgccccgTGCCCCGCCCTTGCTGCGGCCGGGCCGAGGGGCCATGGGCTCCTCCGTTGTGTCCCACGCGGCCATGCTAGTCCCCGAGCGAACTTCCGGGGACCCAGTCTTGAATGGTCTATCCGGAGTGCAGGCAGCTGGCATCCCTCAGAAGGACTGGACTTGGTGGGTCTCCAGGGGTTGAGAGACTGAGGCCCGTCGCACCCGATCCCCTGGGGCTGTGACTGCTTCCGCCCGGGAGGGCGTTTTCCCAGAACGTTCTGGGCCTTTGACTCGGGCCCGTTTCTGGGGCCCAGGGCAGAGTTCTGTGCCCCTTCCCGATGAGCTCAAGGCCCAAGTTCCAGACACGGCCACGCTGCAGGTGCCACCAGAGCCCCTCGCTTCCTGCGTCCCCTCCTCCGCCAGGGTCTGTCCGGTGGCCCTGGGAGGACAAGCTTGTCTCTCAGAAGCAGCTCTCGGGTCCACGGCGTGGGCCTGACCCTTTGCCCTCGTCGGCTTCCTAGGAGCCCAGGGCCGCTCTCCCCCGGGACTCAGAGTGGGGCCTCCCAGCGGTCCACCCTGGGGACCCTGATCCAGACCCCAAGGTGCTGCGTGCTCAGTTAACAGCTCACGCCCCGTGTGCTCGAACCCCGGTCACTGAAGCTCTTTCCAGACACAAAGTCTGCGCTCGCCTTGCCTCGTCATGGGCTTCATCTGTCTGTGCGGACACCTAggcaccctctccccctccctcctgctgACTCTCCTTCCCACGCCGCCTTGGGGCTGTCCTCAGGACAGAGCCTCTGGCACGCAGAAGGACCTGAAGTGGGTGCCCCCCTGGGAGGGCAGTGCCCGGGGCACTTGAGCCCGGCGGATGCTGGTGGGTGGGCGCAGGactcaggaggaggaggggccggAGCCAGGTCCCTTCTGTAGCCGTGCTGGTGAGCTTCTCCAGACGGGGCCCTTCACCCCCACGCCCACCGCCTTATTCCGCAGACGAGGGCGCAGAGCACCCCCTCTCAGCCGCCGGCCCGAGCCCACTCCTCCTTGCGTCCTGCTTCACAGACAGTTGACCAAGGCCGGGGAGCTGGGACGGTTCCGGGGACGGCCGCACATCCCCTCCGTGTTCCGGCCGCATCGTTTCTAGCTGCCTGTGACCGTCACAGTGGGTGTCACAGGGCGTAGATGCAGGTCCCCCCCCCCAAAGAAACAGGCGCTTTTCTGGGCCGGCTGCTCTGGGCGTCATGAAGGGGACGCTGCACAGCCCCTTACCCCAGGAGGGGAGGGCTCACCCAGGGCTCTGGGATGCCAACGTGGGGCTCGGGGTGGGCGGAGCCCGGGCCTCACCCTGCCTGGCTCTGGAGCTTCAGGTCCTTCTGCGTCCAGCACTGCCCCCCGCCTCTCTCTGCGCatgcctcctgcctccagtcagTCACCTTCCCTCCAGGAGGAGCGCCCGACGGCCTGGACCGCGGTTGGTATCCCCTCTCTCTCCTCAAGGTCTAGCTGGAAGTTGGCGGCCGGAGGCCACATGGGGAGCTGGCTGGCTGCTCTGCGCTCTTCCCGCTCGGGTGGGGAGGAGCAGGAGGCCAGGCCTGGCTCGCCGCCATCAGCTGTCCTCACACAAAGATCTCTAAATACACGGACAGTATCGACTTCAAGTCCCCCTCGTGTGATCAGCACGGGTGTTTGGGGGCCCTTCCCGTGGATTTCCACGTAGGGTAGACTGTCTGTAATCCCTTCTGGCTCTTCTTGGTTCCTGAGCATTTACGCTTGGCTCCAACCCTCTGTTGAACAGAGCTGGCCACAGGCGTCCCCGGCCAGGGGCAGGCATCCTGGCACCAAGCTGCCTTTCTGTGCTTGGGGGCAGCTAGTGCGCCTGCCTGGCTGAGCCGGGCGCCGGGGTCTGAGGCAACGCGGAGGTGAAGCAGCCGTGTGTCGGGAGGACCTGGGGTGTCAGGCCCTGACGTTCGCCCGCCCCTGTCTGATGGGGACCCAGGACAGGCCGAGCTCACTCTGCTGGGTTTGAGAGGAGGGCCTTCGGGGATGGAGAGACCTGCCTCATCCCAGGGGTTTGGGAGCCCCCACCCCTGCCGGGTGTAGCAGCTCACAGAGCCGCCTCTGAGAAAGTGCAGAAGCTGATCTGTCCCTCGGGGTGCCCGGCACTGGCCCGCTGAGTTCCCGGCCCGTGATGCCGAGGAGTCACTTGGGAACCAGCCTGCCCTCTCTCCCGGGTGTCTTGCCCCGACTAAAGGCTGCCCACTCACGTGGGCAAGGCTGACCCCCTGACCCCTAGGCCTCCACACCCGTTGTGCTCTCCCCTGGGTCCACACccggggagggggcagcagaggcctTCCCCTGTGCTCAGGGAAGTGCCCAGTCCCTCCAGGCTTCTGGCTGTCGGCCATATGGCCCGTGACCCTCTCACAGGCTGGTCCTCCTGTCTGCTGGCCAAGCACCCCATACCTCATGCCCAACTGGCCTGTCCCTCTCCGAGGCCTCCTGCcctttctgtgtccagttctcaCAGCCCCGGTCAGGTCTTTGTACGTCACGGCGACCAGCCAGTGGTCAGCATCATCTAATGAGCACCTTCCCTATGCTGACCTCAGGGCCCAGAGACAGGGATGTGCACACCAAGCTCCTGTGCTCAGGGTGCTCTCGGTCCAAGGAGGGCCAGCGACCAGGCCCCAGGGACCCCCAACACAGGAGTCCAGTCCTGGTGTGGAGGGCCTTACAGCCAGTATGAAAGACGGACACTGAGCCAGGCCACCCTGGGCGAGGACATCTAACCCAggcaggcttcctggaagaggatgCATATGAGTTGGGCCCCAGAGGCAGAGTAGGGACCAGCCAGGCAAGAAGGAGTGGGTGGGTTACTTGGGTCCTTGAAGGAAATGAGGCGGGGTTCACTGTGTTCGAGGGAGCCCCCCAGAGCGCCAGCAAGTGCTGGCCCGGGGACCCGGGTGTGTGGCTTGTTTCCAGGTGGGGCCCTTGGCACGGCCTGCACTCCAGAGGAGACAGCTCCGGGCTGAAGCTCCCAAGCCCGCCCGTGTGGACGAGGGGCCTTGCGCGGCCGCCTGTCCCCGCCCTGCTGAGCCCCGGTCCTGTCACCCTGCAGCTCTCCTACGTGGACGCCGAGGGCAACCCTGTGGGCGTGGTCCAGATGACCTTCCTGCGGCTGCTCAGTGCCTCCGCCCACCAGAACATCACCTACAACTGCTACCAGTCGGTGGCCTGGCAGGACGCCGCCACGGGCAGCTACGACAAGGCCATGCGCTTCCTGGGCTCCAACGACGAGGAGATGTCGTATGACAACAGCCCCTACATCCGCGCCCTGGTGGACGGCTGTGCCGTGAGTGTCTGCGctcgggcggggcggggcggggcggggcggacgCCTCTCCTGTGGCGCGGTCGTTTGCTTGACACGAACTTCCTGGGCACCTGCCGTGTGCTGGGCGCTGGGTGCAGTGAGGGCTGGCCGTGGCTGGTGGACGTGGAGTTCCGTAGCCCACAGCCGGGCCCTCCCGAGGTGCTGGAGTTGGAGAGGCTGAGCCCGGGTCCCTGACCgagagcctggggtgctgtgaagTGCTCTTGGTCCGATTCGGAAGTTGAGACGCCTCCCCTTTGGGGAATGGCCGGAGCTGAGGCTGAGCCCGAGAACATGGCCATCCTGGGAGATATCTGCAGACAGCGGGCAGTGGAACTGCCCACTCGTGACACCCCCGGCCCACACTGGGTCCGCCGCCTGGACCCCGTGCTGCCCTCTGGGAAGGATGCTCTGCTCAGGCCCG
Protein-coding sequences here:
- the LOC108635555 gene encoding collagen alpha-1(V) chain-like isoform X1 is translated as MANTGWIRTKAAPGTPSRSTGNFTAGGSTCVFPDKKSEGARITSWPKENPGSWFSEFKRGKLLSYVDAEGNPVGVVQMTFLRLLSASAHQNITYNCYQSVAWQDAATGSYDKAMRFLGSNDEEMSYDNSPYIRALVDGCATKKGYQKTVLEIDTPKVEQVPIVDIMFNDFGEASQKFGFEVGPACFLG
- the LOC108635555 gene encoding collagen alpha-1(V) chain-like isoform X2, producing the protein MANTGWIRTKAAPGTPSRSTGNFTAGGSTCVFPDKKSEGSKMARWPKEQPSTWYSQYKRGSLLSYVDAEGNPVGVVQMTFLRLLSASAHQNITYNCYQSVAWQDAATGSYDKAMRFLGSNDEEMSYDNSPYIRALVDGCATKKGYQKTVLEIDTPKVEQVPIVDIMFNDFGEASQKFGFEVGPACFLG